In a genomic window of Primulina huaijiensis isolate GDHJ02 chromosome 10, ASM1229523v2, whole genome shotgun sequence:
- the LOC140986928 gene encoding uncharacterized protein → MRKLKFHEKKLLKKVDFLEWKREGGHRENQVMHRYYLTGRDDYKKYSSLCRMAQKLVNILKQMDPRDPFRIEMTDGLLEKLYRMGVIPSRKSLALCERLSVSSFCRRRLATVMVQLKFAEHLKEAVTYIEQGHIRVGPDTVTDPAFLVTRNMEDFITWVDTSKIRRKVLEYNDKLDDFDAMN, encoded by the exons ATGAGGAAGCTGAAGTTTCATGAGAAGAAACTCTTGAAAAAAGTTGATTTTTTGGAATGGAAGAGAGAAGGCGGGCACAGAGAGAACCAGGTTATGCATCGGTATTACCTCACGGGCAGAGACGACTATAAAAA gtaTTCGAGTTTGTGTAGAATGGCGCAGAAGCTTGTGAATATTTTGAAACAGATGGATCCGAGAGACCCTTTTCGGATTGAGATGACTGATGGCCTTCTTGAGAAGCT TTACAGAATGGGTGTGATACCATCTCGGAAAAGCTTGGCTTTGTGTGAACGCTTGTCAGTATCATCTTTTTGCCG GCGCAGGCTTGCAACTGTCATGGTGCAGTTGAAGTTCGCAGAGCACTTAAAAGAAGCAGTGACATATATTGAGCAAGGCCATATTCGTGTGGGACCAGATACTGTTACGGACCCTGCATTCCTTGTCACAAGGAATATGGAAGATTTCATTACATGGGTTGATACGTCAAAGATAAGGAGGAAGGTCTTGGAATACAATGATAAGCTGGATGACTTCGATGCTATGAACTGA